GGACGTAGGTCATTGACCggaccacgttaaatgtttgtgtctcttttggtatgtTTCTCCattgttgtatgatttatcgtcgttcaaggtttgctttgctagcttccgtATGACACCTAATTTTTACGGTCCTAACAGAAACCAATGTCTCTTCTGTTTAAAGGAAATTTTCTCTTTTCTATTTAAAGTGGTTGTATTTCCATGTCATTGTTACTATGGACAAAGTGAATTTACTTCATTTCTTACTCAACTGCTTGTACCAAATTTTTGCATTGTCCCAAACTATTGGCTCATTGCTCAGTGTCAGAAGCGGATCCAGAATTTATGCTTTCTTCTGCTCGGTCAGAGACTAATATTCAAGGGGAAGATTCTTGCGTACTACTGTAAACTTACCAAGTGAGCATATAAATGAGCATAtgcaaaagaaattaaaaagagcACATTTTGCTTGCATTATTGTTCTTTCACTTGCATCTTATTAcgaaattcatgtcatgaaaatcaAATGGAAATGCTATAGGGTACACCTTTTCCAGTAACACCAGGTTCAGAAAATGGTTTCAACAGTTCATATGGCACAACTCCAGCTCCATTTCTGTTCATCAAATTGCAATCAACATTTCTACCATCAATAATCCCTTCAAGTTCCTTTAATCTTCCAGAAAATTTTTCGAACGCCGCGTTAATCACAGGATCCTCTGCCCAGTAAGGTTCCATGTTCTCTCCAACATATTCTTCATCTGGAGAATGATTTGATAAAACATCCAAAACTGCCATGACTGTTGTTGCCTGGATTTGTGAAGGGAAGCATTCTAATAGTGCATCCTCaggttttttcaagaaattcTCCCATTCTTCATCAGTTGGATCCTCAGTTGGCATTTTTGCTCTAGCTGTTGTTGGCCTATTTGGGAAGTAGCCTACACATGCAATAGCAAAGTCAATATTCTATGAAGTGAAGACAACATAAATTCAATAAGTACAAAATGAAACTTCAATTTTATCAAATTTGGAGAAAGTGGATGGGGGTGATTACAATGACAATGTAAAGATTTTTATACTATCAGTGTAGTTTTAACTTATGATAGTAGATAGTTATCATTTTTATCAGTTTACTACTTAATATTTATCGTTGAGATTTACCTGTAATTATTCTATAAATGGATGATTGTGTAATGTCTTTCACATCACCGATGCATAGAACTTAAATTTGTTTCAAAACGAGTTTAACCTCTATACACCGATGGTGTATAAGAACTTTTACACTATCAGTGTCAACTAAAAGATAACTATCCACAAAAACTAAGATTTTTAACTTAAAAGATAGGGGGGGTTACCTGCATAACTGTATTGTCCAAAGTTTACTGCTGCATGGTGTCCCGAAGTTACCCAAACAATTGTTGTGATAATTCCAATTAAGTCATCTGGGGTTTTTAGTTCTGGCCACCACGACTCATCTTTCTTGTCACCATGTCCAACATTTTTGATCTCTGACCACCAAGCTTGGAGTTCTGTATCGGATTTTATGAGTTCGGTTTCTGTATAGTAGTGGTTGACATAGTCTGTTACCCATTGTTTAAGGATGTCCCATAGTACTAAACCATCATTTGCAAAAGGGTAGTCTTCTATTGTTAGTTTCAAACCATATGGTGCATCTGGATCTTTCACAGCCATTCCCCTGTTAAAGTTTGCACAAATAGTATGTTAGTGTAAATAATTTTTATACTATCAGATCACTTAAAATATAATTGTATGTAATTCTCCATGATAAGTGGGATCAGTAACATAAAAAAATTAGACAGAAATAACTTGTTACGACAAGTTAAAATATACTGATAGTAAATTACCTGCTAATGAGGTCTTCCGGGAGTGCCTGTCGATCAAATCGCCATTCAAGATCATAAGCAACAGAGCTCAACTCCATGGAGTATTTGCCTGGGAAAAATGAATTCTCAATAATGCCATTGGCATTAATAAGAGCATCTCTAGCCAAGGAATTTATTTCCATAGTGTATCTGAAGTGAGGATGCAGTAATCTGTATATTGGGTGCATTGCACTAAGTTGCCTATTTGTTGCTATGATGTATGGCTCTGTAGCACAATGAGTTCTTAGCCTGCAAAAATCAATTTCAAACTATTAATATTTCCACAGATGTTTTCAGCCAGATAGCGAGCGATTACTCAACTATGAACACTAACTGAAAACGGCCGGGAATATAATGCATGTGTCATCACTTACCAGTGACTAACAAGCTGGTGATAGCCAGAGTCCTGAGCAAGAACATGAGCTTTAGCTAATTTCCAAAGCCAAGAACCAGTGGCATGCCAAGTAGGGCAATATACTTCTTTCCATTGAGGTTTATCATATACAGGTGGCCTTGTTAACTCAATGGCCAAAGGTCTCAATGTGCCATCTGGTGTCAAGAAAAATAGAGTTCTTGATCCATATAACACtcttcctttgagttcattcactTTGTTCACATATGGTAACAGCAAATCATGATAATCTAGAATAAACAACTTCTTTTGTTTAACTGCCTGCAATTTATAATGTATTATTCAAGATTTAGTTAAGGCAGAAGGAAGACTACGTACAGATCATGTATAATCAAAAGCGcgcgcgtgtgtgtgtgtgtggggtgGGGGGGGGGTCATAATTTAAATAATGGCCTAAAAGAAACCATTTATGCAAATAAAGGGATCCAACCGTTGGCTAGAAATGACATTAAGTTGCTACTCTAAAGGGCTACTATTTAGGAATTAGCCAATGTGACTCGAATTTTAGTTTTTCAGTTAAATTTTTTGAGACACAAATGTCCTGAAATTAAAATTTTTAGGAAATAAGCACAAgctaattcctaaatagcagCCCTAAGAACGGCTATTTGTGCACTTCCCCAACCGTTGGCCTGCGGGCTGCGGAATATCGTGTGTCCATAAAGAAACCAGTGTAATTtttcttataattttttttttagaaaaaacaaAGGATTTGTTTATATATACCTCTTCAACAGTCATGAATCCTGCAATTTCTAGCTCAATTAGCTCTTTTGTGATTGCTGATTCAGGAGGTCCATATATCTCAGGGTCTAGCTTGCTCTTCAATGGCCATTCCTGGAATTTTCATGAACTATTTTTAGTCCTGTGTTTCTATCAATAATTTGATCTTTAACCATAATGTATGCTTTGATTTATAAAACAATAATTAAGTAATAtgataaaatgaaataaaataactaattaaggGAAATCAACCATACCGTAACCAAGCGTATACTATAGGGGTTCAAACCAGCTAAGGTTTGACGAGCAAATTCCAcatctttaaaccaagaaaacTTGTCCCCTGCAATAACGTTGAAAAATACATATAACCTTAGATTTTTACAAGAAATTTACCAAAGGTGC
The Nicotiana sylvestris chromosome 11, ASM39365v2, whole genome shotgun sequence DNA segment above includes these coding regions:
- the LOC104227470 gene encoding linoleate 13S-lipoxygenase 2-1, chloroplastic-like, with the translated sequence MLKPQLHQTSQSTKPLIPWSSTRSFISGEILASFPINILNKNLTQNPKKNYRVHYNAANSTKAVLSSTEKSTSVKAVVTVQKTVGGTNLSLTRGLDDIGDLLGKTLLLWIVAAELDPKTGIKKPSIKTFAHRGRDVDGYTQYEADFVIPEDFGEVGAVLVQNEHHKEMYVKNIVIDGFPHGIVNITCDSWVHSKFDDPEERIFFTNKSYLPSQTPSAIKRLREKELVILRGDGIGQRKKFERVYDYDVYNDIGDPDASDDTKRPVLGGNEFPYPRRCRTGGPRSEKDPLSESKSSFVYVPRDEAFSEVKSLTFSGNTLSSVLHAVVPALQSVAVDPDVGFPHFPAIDSLFNVGVELPPLNDKSTLLNIIPRLIKAISDTRKDILLFETPELLQRDKFSWFKDVEFARQTLAGLNPYSIRLVTEWPLKSKLDPEIYGPPESAITKELIELEIAGFMTVEEAVKQKKLFILDYHDLLLPYVNKVNELKGRVLYGSRTLFFLTPDGTLRPLAIELTRPPVYDKPQWKEVYCPTWHATGSWLWKLAKAHVLAQDSGYHQLVSHWLRTHCATEPYIIATNRQLSAMHPIYRLLHPHFRYTMEINSLARDALINANGIIENSFFPGKYSMELSSVAYDLEWRFDRQALPEDLISRGMAVKDPDAPYGLKLTIEDYPFANDGLVLWDILKQWVTDYVNHYYTETELIKSDTELQAWWSEIKNVGHGDKKDESWWPELKTPDDLIGIITTIVWVTSGHHAAVNFGQYSYAGYFPNRPTTARAKMPTEDPTDEEWENFLKKPEDALLECFPSQIQATTVMAVLDVLSNHSPDEEYVGENMEPYWAEDPVINAAFEKFSGRLKELEGIIDGRNVDCNLMNRNGAGVVPYELLKPFSEPGVTGKGVPYSISI